CAGCGTACGGATCAGGATCTCTTTGCTGCGCCCGCGGCGGAAGATCAGGGAAAACGGTGCCTGGTAGCCGTAATCGGTCGGCAGCAGGGCGCGCAGGCGCTGCTGCTGCACCCACGGCAGCGCGTAGTGTTCCGGTAAATAACCGATGTATTTCCCGGACAGGATCAGCATCAACTGCGCTTCCATACTCTCCACGCTGGCCACGCTCTGTTTAAAGCCTTTTTTACCCAAATCTGCCGCGCTCCAGTAGCTGCGGGTCACCATGCGCATCTGCGAAATATGCGCGACGGTCGGATGGCGAACGCCGAATAATTCGTGCTGATCGCTGCAATATAACCAGTGCTGCTCGCGGTACAGCGGATGCGAAACCACACTGTTTCCCTGTAATGAAAAGGTGCCGACGGCGATATCCAGTTCATTATTTAAAATGCCGTGCAGCAGGGCGTTCGGGTTTTTGATTTGCAGATTCAGATGCACAAGCGGAAAGAGATCGCTGAACTGCCCAATCGCATCGGTGATCGGCAGCATTGGGTCGGTAATGGTCGAGTCAATGACGCCAAGGTTGAGCGTCCCGCCCTGTTCGCCGCGCAGCGAGGCGGTGTAGCGCTCAAAGTTTTCCAGCGTATTCAGTAGCGTCATGCTTTGCTGCAAATACGCCTCGCCTTTTGGCGTGAGCGCAAAACCTCCCCGGCCACGGCGGCACAGCACAAAACCCAGCTTCTCTTCCAGCTCGCTCATGTAATTACTGATGGCCGATACCGTCAGGTTGAGATCCTGTTGCGCGCTGGCAAAGCCCTGATGTTTCGCCACGGTGACGAAAATATGCATTAACCGCAGATTGGGAAATTTTGCAGCCATGACAGTCGATTGCCCTCTTTTTCGCGCGTAATTAGTTTTCACTTTTCTAAACTAATTTTTTGCATTTTGCTATTTTTTCGCCGTTTTCCCCTGGGCACTATCTTCGCAACACACCCTGTATTGCGAGGAGCGAGTCAGCATGGAAACTCTTTTTCACCAGCCGCAGAGCGGTAACGACATGCCCCGTTTCGCCGGGCGCAGCACCATGATGCGTCTGCCGTATTGCGATAGCCCGGCCGGGCTGGATGTGGCGTTTGTCGGCATTCCGCTGGATGTCGGTACGTCGCAACGAGCCGGTACCCGCTATGGCCCGCGCCACATCCGCAGCGAATCGGTGATGATTCGCCCGTACAACATGGCGACCGGCGCTGCACCGTTTGAGTCATTGCAGGTGGGCGACATTGGCGATGTACCGATCAATACCTACAGCCTGCTGAAGTCTGTCGATCTTATCGAAGCGTTTTATAGCGAACTCAATGCGTGGCCGCTGATCCCGCTGACGCTTGGCGGCGATCACACCCTGACGTTGCCGATCCTGCGCGCGCTCGCCAAAAAGCATGGCCCGGTCGGGCTGATTCATGTGGATGCCCACACCGACACCAACGACGAGATGTTTGGCGAGAAAATTGCCCACGGCACCACCTTCCGCCGGGCGGTGGAAGAGGGGCTGCTGGACTGCAAACGCGTGGTGCAGATTGGCCAGCGCGCGCAGGGCTACGCCAGCGGCGATTTCCAGTGGGGCGTGGAGCAGGGATTTCGCCTGATCCCGGTCGAAGCGTGCTGGCATAAAAGCCTGACGCCGCTGATGGCGGAGATCCGCGAAATGCTCGGCGACGGGCCGGTCTATCTCTCCTATGACA
The Kosakonia oryzae genome window above contains:
- the speB gene encoding agmatinase, encoding METLFHQPQSGNDMPRFAGRSTMMRLPYCDSPAGLDVAFVGIPLDVGTSQRAGTRYGPRHIRSESVMIRPYNMATGAAPFESLQVGDIGDVPINTYSLLKSVDLIEAFYSELNAWPLIPLTLGGDHTLTLPILRALAKKHGPVGLIHVDAHTDTNDEMFGEKIAHGTTFRRAVEEGLLDCKRVVQIGQRAQGYASGDFQWGVEQGFRLIPVEACWHKSLTPLMAEIREMLGDGPVYLSYDIDSIDPAWAPGTGTPEVGGLSAIQALEIVRGCRGLNLIGGDLVEVSPPYDISGITAQLGANLLYEMLCVLPGVHYQGEKDQ
- a CDS encoding LysR family transcriptional regulator, whose amino-acid sequence is MAAKFPNLRLMHIFVTVAKHQGFASAQQDLNLTVSAISNYMSELEEKLGFVLCRRGRGGFALTPKGEAYLQQSMTLLNTLENFERYTASLRGEQGGTLNLGVIDSTITDPMLPITDAIGQFSDLFPLVHLNLQIKNPNALLHGILNNELDIAVGTFSLQGNSVVSHPLYREQHWLYCSDQHELFGVRHPTVAHISQMRMVTRSYWSAADLGKKGFKQSVASVESMEAQLMLILSGKYIGYLPEHYALPWVQQQRLRALLPTDYGYQAPFSLIFRRGRSKEILIRTLRDLLRSASKSWKTRR